The Tessaracoccus flavus genome includes the window GCTCATCACGTCGCTGAAGACGCGGCTTGAGGTGACGGACATCCCACCGGTGTACTTCCCCGAGCAGCCGAGGGTGGAGAACTATCTCGAAGTGTGGGAGACGTCGGTCAGCCCCGCCAGCGCTCTGCTCGCCACGGCCGTGATCGCCGTCGGAGCCACCCTGCTGGTGCTGCTCGTGGCCACCCCGGCCGCCTATTATGTGGCCCGATTCCGGTTCCCTGGCCGACTGGTGTTCCTCTTCCTCGTGCTGTGCACCCAGATGCTCCAGCCGACCGTGCTGGCGGTTGGCCTGTTCCAGCAGTTTCGAGACTGGAGTGGCTACAGCATCTGGGGGGCACTGATCCTCATCAACGGAGCGTTCAACCTGTCCTTCGCGATCTGGATCATGCAGGCGTTCTTCGCCTCCGTCCCGAAGGAGGTCGACGAGGCCGCCCTCATCGACGGCCTCGGCCGGCTCCAGACGATGTTCCGGATCTCCCTGCCACTGGTGTGGCCGGGTATCGTCACGGCCATCGTCTTCGTCTTCGTCAACTCCTGGAACGAGTACGCAGCCGCCCTGATGCTGGTTTCGAATCCCGATCTGCAACCTCTGACCGTCGCGATGCCGCGCTATCTGAGCCTTTACATCCAAGACTGGCAGTACCTCTTCACGGTGGCGCTCATCGCGATCGTGCCGGTCATCGTTCTGTTCGCCCTGATCGAGAAGCGCCTCATCGGCGGCCTGACCGCCGGGTCGGTCAAGTAGGCCCAAGATCGACACGGCGGGAATGGGCGTGAAACAGTCTCCCGTTCCCGCCGTGGCGGTGCTAAAGTCGCCGACGTGGCACGACCCAACCTGCTCCTTGGCTGCCGCAGCGAGGCCCAGAATCTCTGAGCCGGAACTCCTCGCTGCGGTGCAATGTCGTGTCCGGCGCCACACCCCAGCCCTGGAGATTCTGAAATGACTCGATTCAACACCCGCCCGCAGCCCACCCCCGTGCAGCAGCCCACGCCTATGCCGGTGCACCGCTACACGCCTTTTGTTCCAGTCGACGTTCCGGACCGGACGTGGCCGACCAAGCGCATCGAGAAGGCGCCGCGATGGCTGTCCACTGATCTCCGCGACGGCAACCAGGCCCTCATCGATCCGATGACGCCGTCGCGCAAGATGCGCATGTTCGAGCTGTTGGTCTCGCTCGGCTACAAGGAGATCGAGGTCGGTTTCCCGTCCGCGTCGCAGACGGACTTCGATTTCGTCCGTCAGTTGATCGAGGGCGACAAAGTGCCCGACGACGTGACGATCTCCGTGCTCACGCAGGCCCGTGAGGACTTGATCAGCCGGACGGCCGAGTCGCTGGTCGGCGCCCATCGGGCGACTATCCACATGTACAACGCGACGGCGGAACTTTTCCGGAAGGTGGTCTTCCGGATCTCCGAGGCCGAGTGCGTCGACCTGGCGGTCAACGGCACCGAGCTGGTGCTCAAGTACGCCGACAAGTACCTGCGCGACGTCGAGTTCGGCTACCAGTACTCGCCTGAGATCTTCACCCAGACACCTACCGACTTCGCCATCGAGGTGTGCAACGCCGTGGGCGACGTGTGGCAGCCCAGCTCCGGTCGCGAGATCATCTTCAACCTGCCTGCCACCGTCGAGCGATCGACCCCCAACACGTACGCGGATCAGATCGAGTACTTCATCCGGCACGTCAAGAACCGGGAGCATGTGGCCGTGTCGCTGCACCCCCACAACGACCGGGGCACCGCCGTGGCGGCCTCCGAACTGGGCCAGATGGCTGGCGCCGACCGCGTCGAGGGATGCCTCTTCGGCCACGGGGAGCGCACGGGCAATGTTGACCTGGTCACGCTGGCCCTGAACCTGTACACCCAGGGCGTCGACCCGCAGGTGGATCTGTCCGACATCGACCACGTGCGCCGCACCGTCGAGTACTGCACCGGCCTGCCCGTCCATCCCCGCCACCCCTACGCAGGCGAACTGGTGTACACGGCCTTCTCCGGCTCCCACCAGGACGCCATCAAGAAGGGCCTGGAGCACCTGGAGGACGAGGCGGCACGGCAGGGCAAGACCGTGCAGGAGATCGACTGGGAGGCCCCGTATCTCCCCATCGATCCCCACGACGTCGGCCGCACCTATGAGGCGGTCATCCGCGTCAACTCGCAGTCGGGCAAGGGCGGCATGGCCTACCTGATGAAGAACGAGTTCAAGATGGATCTGCCGCGCCGCCTGCAGATCGAGTTCAGCCGCGTCGTCCAGCAGCACACCGACACGGCCGGCGGCGAGGTGACGCCGAAGGAGATCTACGACATCTTCCAGCGCGAGTACCTGACAGGCGGACCCTGGCGGCTCACCTCGGCTGGATCGACGTCGAGCAACGGCCAGTTCCACGTCAGGGCGACGGTCGACGGCCCCACCCGGCACGGTGCCGAGATCGAGGGCGAGGGCAACGGCCCCGTCTCAGCGTTCGTCGACGCCCTCGTGCAGGCCGGGGCGCACGTGCGGGTCCTCGACTACTCCGAGCACGCCCTGGATTCCGGCGGCGACGCGTCCGCGGCGGCCTACGTCGAGTGCGAGGTGGGCGACGGCGACGACGCCCAGGTGCTGTGGGGGGTCGGGGTCGACCCGTCCATCACCAGCGCCTCAATGAAGGCGATCCTCAGTGCGCTCAACCGCGCGTTCGAGCCCGCGATTCCCTGAGTCGCTGTCGTCTCCCGAGCTTGTCGTTTTTGTTCCCTGAGCTGGTCGTTTTTGTTCCCTGAGCTTGTCGAAGGGTAACGGCCGGGACCGTGGTCGCCGCCCCTGATGGCGGCGTCGACCACCCCCGGACCGTTGCCCTGCGCGACTCAGCGCTGCGTGAGCTCGTTGCCGCACCCTGGGTCGAAGAGCGACCCGCGCTCATCCGGTACGGTGGCAGGCATGCCCAAGCTCACCGACCGCGTCGCCGGTGACGCCGACTCTCTCTACGAACACTTCTCCGCCTGGGCAGAGGCGGAGGGGATCTCGCTGTACCCGCATCAGGACGAGTCGGCCATCGAGTTGTTCTCCGGTAACAACCTGATCCTGTCGACACCAACCGGCTCAGGTAAGTCCCTCGTGGCCATCGCCGCGCACTTCGCCGGGCTGCAGACCGACCGGGTCAGTTTCTACACCGCCCCCATCAAGGCGCTGGTGAGCGAGAAGTTCTTCGCCCTGTGCGCGGTATTCGGCGCCGACAACGTCGGCATGATCACCGGCGACGCCTCCGTGAACGGTGACGCACCCATCATCTGCTGCACTGCTGAGGTGCTGGCCAATATCGCCTTGCGCGAGGGCCGGGACGCCGACGTCGGTCTCGTCATCGCCGATGAGTTCCACTTCTACTCGGAGCCGGACCGGGGCTGGGCCTGGCAGGTCCCGCTGCTCGAACTGCCGCAGGCGCAGTTCCTGCTCATGAGCGCGACCCTCGGCGACGTCTCAGCCCTTGCCGACGACCTCACACGTCGTACCGGGCGACCCACCAGCCTCATCGACGACGCCGAACGCCCGGTGCCGCTCATCTTCGAGTGGTCCATGACGCCCCTGCAGGACCGCGTCATGGAGTTGATGCACGAGCAGAAGGCACCCGTCTACATCGTGCACTTCACGCAGGCGGAGGCGCTCGAGCGGGCACAGGGCCTGCTCTCACTCAAGCTGATCGACCGCTCCGATGCCGACCGTATCGCCGAGGAGATCGGCGCGTTCAGATTCGGGCCGGGCTTCGGCAAGATTCTTTCCGGTCTCGTCCGGCGGGGGATCGGTGTGCACCACGCGGGCATGCTGCCGAAGTACCGACGGCTCGTCGAGCAGTTGGCGCAGACCGGTCTGCTCAAGGTGATCTGCGGCACCGACACCCTGGGTGTCGGGATCAACGTCCCGATCCGCACGGTCTTGTTCACCGGCTTGTCCAAGTACGACGGGAACCGGACCCGGAGGTTGCGTTCCAGGGAGTTCCACCAGATCGCCGGACGTGCGGGGCGCGCGGGGTACGACACTGTGGGATTCGTCGTCGTGCAGGCGCCCGAGCACGTCATCGAGAACGAGAAGGCGCTCGCCAAGGCCGGCGACGATCCCAAGGCGCGCCGCAAGGTGGTGCGCCGCAAGCCGCCTGAGGGTTTCGTCGGATGGACCGAGGACACCTACGACAAGATCATCGTCGCGGAGCCTGAGTCGCTCATTTCGCGCATGCAGGTGACCCACGCCACGATCCTTCACATCGCACAGCGGCCGGGCGACGGTGTGGAGGCGATGCGCGAGCTCATCTGGAGCAGCCACGAGACCAGGGATCGCAAGCGTGCCCTGACGCGCCGCGCACTAGCCCTGACCAGAGGGCTGCTGCGCTCCGGCGTGCTGGTGAAGCTCGACCGTCCGGACCCGGACGGCCGCCGCTACGCCCTGGCCGACACCGTCGCCGACAACTTCGCGCTCAACCAGCCGTTGGCGCCCTTCGCCGTGGCGTCGCTCGACCTGCTGGACCGCGACTCACCGACCTACCACCTGGACGTCGTGTCCGTCATCGAGGCGGTCCTCGAGGACCCGTTCCAGGTCCTCCTGGCCCAGCAGTTCGTCGCCCGCGGCGAGGCGGTCGCGCAGATGAAGGCGGACGGGGTCGAGTACGACGAACGCATGACGCTGCTGGAGGAGGTGACCTGGCCGAAGCCTCTCGACGAGCTCCTCACCCACGCCCTCGGTCTGTATGCGCAGTCGCATCCGTGGGTGGACGCGGCCATGCTGTCGCCCAAGTCCGTGGTGCGAGACATGTGGGAGCGGGCGATGAGCTTCACCCAGCTCATCAGCGTCTACAAGCTGCAGCGTAGCGAGGGCACTGTTCTGAGGTACCTCTCGGATGCCTACCGCGCACTGCGCCAGACGGTGCCGGACGAGTTCCGGACGGAGCAGTTGGGCGACCTCATCGAGTGGCTGGGGGAGACGGTCAGGCAGACCGACTCCTCCCTCCTCGACGAGTGGGAGGCGCTCACCGATCCCGACAAGGTTGCCGCCGCCGTGGCCGCGGCCGCCGCCGGCGCGCCGCCACCACCGCCGCGGCCGGTCACGGGGAACGAGCGCGCCTTCACAGCTATGCTCCGCACCGCCATGTTCCGCCGGGTGGAACTGGCAGCCCGCGATGACGTGGACGCACTTGCGGCCCTCGAGGAGTCCACGGCCGGCCTCGCTGAGCCTGCGCTGCCGGTCGTCATGGACGCCGATGCCTGGGACGAGGCGCTGGGCGAGTACTGGGATGAGCACGACGTCCTGCTCACCGACGGCGATGCGCGAGGCCCGGGGCTTTTCCGGATCGAGAAGGGCCGAGACCGCTGGACTATCCTGCAGGTCATTCATGATCCCGAGGGCAACCACGACTGGATGATCCGCGCCGAGGCGGATCTGGCCGCCAGCGACGCAGCCGGGGCCGCCGTGGTCCGCGCACTCGCCTTCCAACGCCTCGACTGACCCTTGAGGTCTCGACTGATCCCTGAGCTTGTCGTTCCGTGGTCCCTGAGCTTGTCGTTCCGTGGTCCCTGAGCTTGTCGTTCCGTGGTCCCTGAGCTTGTCGAAGGGTTACGGCCGCGACGCTTGTCGCCGCCTGGGCCCTGGACCCTCTGGATTTGCGCTCGACGCAGGCTCTGAGCCTGGCGCCACGCTCAGAGCCCGCGTCGAGCGCAAATCCAGAGGGTCAGGCCTCTGTAGACGGTAGGCCACGAGCCTGGAAGGGCAGCGGCCTAGCGCCGTGCAGCCGCCTCCTACCCCATGTGCTGTGCGGCACCGGCCCGTCGGGGAGACTAGGCTGACGCCGAGCGGTAGGAGAAGAGATGCCCGGAACGCAGCGTGGAGTAACCCTCAGATTTCTGGCCGAGCCGATGGACGCCAACGTGCGCGGATTCGTCGATGGCGGCAAGGTGCTGGAATGGATCGACAAGGCGGGCTACGCGGCAGCCGTGGGCTGGGCGGGCACCTATGCCGTGACGGGCTACGTGGGCAACATCCACTTCATCCACCCCGTGCGCTCGACCGACC containing:
- a CDS encoding DEAD/DEAH box helicase, encoding MPKLTDRVAGDADSLYEHFSAWAEAEGISLYPHQDESAIELFSGNNLILSTPTGSGKSLVAIAAHFAGLQTDRVSFYTAPIKALVSEKFFALCAVFGADNVGMITGDASVNGDAPIICCTAEVLANIALREGRDADVGLVIADEFHFYSEPDRGWAWQVPLLELPQAQFLLMSATLGDVSALADDLTRRTGRPTSLIDDAERPVPLIFEWSMTPLQDRVMELMHEQKAPVYIVHFTQAEALERAQGLLSLKLIDRSDADRIAEEIGAFRFGPGFGKILSGLVRRGIGVHHAGMLPKYRRLVEQLAQTGLLKVICGTDTLGVGINVPIRTVLFTGLSKYDGNRTRRLRSREFHQIAGRAGRAGYDTVGFVVVQAPEHVIENEKALAKAGDDPKARRKVVRRKPPEGFVGWTEDTYDKIIVAEPESLISRMQVTHATILHIAQRPGDGVEAMRELIWSSHETRDRKRALTRRALALTRGLLRSGVLVKLDRPDPDGRRYALADTVADNFALNQPLAPFAVASLDLLDRDSPTYHLDVVSVIEAVLEDPFQVLLAQQFVARGEAVAQMKADGVEYDERMTLLEEVTWPKPLDELLTHALGLYAQSHPWVDAAMLSPKSVVRDMWERAMSFTQLISVYKLQRSEGTVLRYLSDAYRALRQTVPDEFRTEQLGDLIEWLGETVRQTDSSLLDEWEALTDPDKVAAAVAAAAAGAPPPPPRPVTGNERAFTAMLRTAMFRRVELAARDDVDALAALEESTAGLAEPALPVVMDADAWDEALGEYWDEHDVLLTDGDARGPGLFRIEKGRDRWTILQVIHDPEGNHDWMIRAEADLAASDAAGAAVVRALAFQRLD
- the leuA gene encoding 2-isopropylmalate synthase gives rise to the protein MTRFNTRPQPTPVQQPTPMPVHRYTPFVPVDVPDRTWPTKRIEKAPRWLSTDLRDGNQALIDPMTPSRKMRMFELLVSLGYKEIEVGFPSASQTDFDFVRQLIEGDKVPDDVTISVLTQAREDLISRTAESLVGAHRATIHMYNATAELFRKVVFRISEAECVDLAVNGTELVLKYADKYLRDVEFGYQYSPEIFTQTPTDFAIEVCNAVGDVWQPSSGREIIFNLPATVERSTPNTYADQIEYFIRHVKNREHVAVSLHPHNDRGTAVAASELGQMAGADRVEGCLFGHGERTGNVDLVTLALNLYTQGVDPQVDLSDIDHVRRTVEYCTGLPVHPRHPYAGELVYTAFSGSHQDAIKKGLEHLEDEAARQGKTVQEIDWEAPYLPIDPHDVGRTYEAVIRVNSQSGKGGMAYLMKNEFKMDLPRRLQIEFSRVVQQHTDTAGGEVTPKEIYDIFQREYLTGGPWRLTSAGSTSSNGQFHVRATVDGPTRHGAEIEGEGNGPVSAFVDALVQAGAHVRVLDYSEHALDSGGDASAAAYVECEVGDGDDAQVLWGVGVDPSITSASMKAILSALNRAFEPAIP
- a CDS encoding carbohydrate ABC transporter permease, encoding MAKVQSEHKLRGGINKPPNPWLIALGAIVIVLFFSFPYLLMLITSLKTRLEVTDIPPVYFPEQPRVENYLEVWETSVSPASALLATAVIAVGATLLVLLVATPAAYYVARFRFPGRLVFLFLVLCTQMLQPTVLAVGLFQQFRDWSGYSIWGALILINGAFNLSFAIWIMQAFFASVPKEVDEAALIDGLGRLQTMFRISLPLVWPGIVTAIVFVFVNSWNEYAAALMLVSNPDLQPLTVAMPRYLSLYIQDWQYLFTVALIAIVPVIVLFALIEKRLIGGLTAGSVK